From Excalfactoria chinensis isolate bCotChi1 chromosome 4, bCotChi1.hap2, whole genome shotgun sequence, one genomic window encodes:
- the NONO gene encoding non-POU domain-containing octamer-binding protein isoform X2, translating to MPAAVIGSARSGPPPKRSQSAPRKEPPARLGPPRHDRPVGKMQGNKGFNMEKQNHAPRKQHQHQHQQHPPPAIPANGQQANSQNEGLTIDLKNFRKPGEKTFTQRSRLFVGNLPPDITEEEMRKLFEKYGKAGEVFIHKDKGFGFIRLETRTLAEIAKVELDNMPLRGKQLRVRFACHSASLTVRNLPQFVSNELLEEAFSVFGQVERAVVIVDDRGRSSGKGIVEFSGKPAARKALDRCSDGSFLLTTFPRPVTVEPMDQYDDEEGLPEKLVIKNQQYHKEREQPPRFAQPGSFEYEYAMRWKALIEMEKQQQEQVDRNIKEAREKLEMEMEAARHEHQVMLMRQDLMRRQEELRRMEELHNQEVQKRKQLEIRQEEERRRREEEMRRQQEDMMRRQQEGFKGNFADAREPPDMRMGQMGMGGTIGMNNRGAMGGTNVPAAAPPAAGPGAMIPDGAMGMTPPPPADRFGQGGSMEGLGAMGGNPPAFNRGNPGGEFGPNKRRRY from the exons ATGCCCGCCGCGGTGATTGGCAGCGCGCGCAGCGGGCCGCCGCCGAAACGCAGCCAATCGGCTCCTCGCAAAGAGCCGCCGGCCCGCCTCGGCCCGCCCCGCCACGATAGGCCG GTGGGGAAGATGCAGGGCAACAAGGGCTTCAACATGGAGAAACAGAACCACGCGCCGCggaagcagcaccagcaccaacACCAGCAGCACCCGCCGCCCGCCATCCCCGCCAACGGGCAGCAGGCCAACAGCCAGA ATGAAGGCCTGACCATCGACCTGAAGAACTTCCGGAAACCTGGTGAAAAAACCTTCACCCAAAGAAGCCGCCTCTTTGTGGGGAATCTGCCCCCAGATATTACAGAGGAAGAGATGAGAAAGTTATTTGAGAAGTATGGCAAGGCAGGCGAAGTCTTCATACACAAGGACAAAGGCTTTGGCTTTATCAGGCTG GAAACTCGCACTCTGGCAGAGATTGCAAAAGTGGAACTAGACAACATGCCTCTCCGTGGGAAGCAGCTCAGAGTGCGTTTTGCGTGCCACAGCGCATCGCTGACGGTCAGGAACCTGCCTCAGTTCGTGTCCAATGAGCTCCTGGAGGAAGCTTTCTCAGTGTTTGGCCAGGTGGAAAGGGCTGTGGTGATTGTGGATGACAGAGGGCGATCCTCTGGAAAAGGCATTGTGGAGTTCTCAGGGAAGCCTGCGGCTAGGAAAGCCCTGGACAGATGTAGTGATGGCTCTTTCCTGCTGACAAC ATTCCCTCGGCCTGTGACTGTGGAGCCCATGGATCAATATGATGATGAAGAGGGACTACCAGAAAAACTTGTCATCAAAAACCAGCAATACCACAA GGAGCGTGAGCAACCACCTCGATTTGCACAGCCTGGCAGCTTCGAGTATGAGTATGCCATGCGTTGGAAGGCTCTAATAGAaatggagaagcagcagcaagaacagGTAGACCGTAACATCAAGGAAGCTCGAGAGAagctggaaatggaaatggaagcaGCTCGCCATGAGCACCAAGTTATGCTCATGAGGCAAG ATTTAATGAGACGCCAGGAAGAACTGAGGAGGATGGAGGAATTGCATAACCAGGAAGTACAAAAACGTAAACAGTTGGAAATCAG GCAAGAGGAAGAACGCAGGCGCCGTGAGGAGGAAAtgagaaggcagcaggaagATATGATGAGACGCCAGCAGGAAGGCTTCAAGGGGAACTTTGCTGATGCG AGGGAGCCACCAGACATGCGAATGGGACAGATGGGGATGGGAG GCACCATTGGCATGAACAATAGAGGAGCTATGGGTGGTACCAATGTCCCGGCTGCTGCGCCTCCTGCAGCTGGTCCTGGAGCTATGATACCTGACGGAGCCATGGGAATG
- the NONO gene encoding non-POU domain-containing octamer-binding protein isoform X1 produces MPAAVIGSARSGPPPKRSQSAPRKEPPARLGPPRHDRPVGKMQGNKGFNMEKQNHAPRKQHQHQHQQHPPPAIPANGQQANSQKQLCTLFPSDEGLTIDLKNFRKPGEKTFTQRSRLFVGNLPPDITEEEMRKLFEKYGKAGEVFIHKDKGFGFIRLETRTLAEIAKVELDNMPLRGKQLRVRFACHSASLTVRNLPQFVSNELLEEAFSVFGQVERAVVIVDDRGRSSGKGIVEFSGKPAARKALDRCSDGSFLLTTFPRPVTVEPMDQYDDEEGLPEKLVIKNQQYHKEREQPPRFAQPGSFEYEYAMRWKALIEMEKQQQEQVDRNIKEAREKLEMEMEAARHEHQVMLMRQDLMRRQEELRRMEELHNQEVQKRKQLEIRQEEERRRREEEMRRQQEDMMRRQQEGFKGNFADAREPPDMRMGQMGMGGTIGMNNRGAMGGTNVPAAAPPAAGPGAMIPDGAMGMTPPPPADRFGQGGSMEGLGAMGGNPPAFNRGNPGGEFGPNKRRRY; encoded by the exons ATGCCCGCCGCGGTGATTGGCAGCGCGCGCAGCGGGCCGCCGCCGAAACGCAGCCAATCGGCTCCTCGCAAAGAGCCGCCGGCCCGCCTCGGCCCGCCCCGCCACGATAGGCCG GTGGGGAAGATGCAGGGCAACAAGGGCTTCAACATGGAGAAACAGAACCACGCGCCGCggaagcagcaccagcaccaacACCAGCAGCACCCGCCGCCCGCCATCCCCGCCAACGGGCAGCAGGCCAACAGCCAGA AGCAGCTGTGTACCTTATTCCCCTCAGATGAAGGCCTGACCATCGACCTGAAGAACTTCCGGAAACCTGGTGAAAAAACCTTCACCCAAAGAAGCCGCCTCTTTGTGGGGAATCTGCCCCCAGATATTACAGAGGAAGAGATGAGAAAGTTATTTGAGAAGTATGGCAAGGCAGGCGAAGTCTTCATACACAAGGACAAAGGCTTTGGCTTTATCAGGCTG GAAACTCGCACTCTGGCAGAGATTGCAAAAGTGGAACTAGACAACATGCCTCTCCGTGGGAAGCAGCTCAGAGTGCGTTTTGCGTGCCACAGCGCATCGCTGACGGTCAGGAACCTGCCTCAGTTCGTGTCCAATGAGCTCCTGGAGGAAGCTTTCTCAGTGTTTGGCCAGGTGGAAAGGGCTGTGGTGATTGTGGATGACAGAGGGCGATCCTCTGGAAAAGGCATTGTGGAGTTCTCAGGGAAGCCTGCGGCTAGGAAAGCCCTGGACAGATGTAGTGATGGCTCTTTCCTGCTGACAAC ATTCCCTCGGCCTGTGACTGTGGAGCCCATGGATCAATATGATGATGAAGAGGGACTACCAGAAAAACTTGTCATCAAAAACCAGCAATACCACAA GGAGCGTGAGCAACCACCTCGATTTGCACAGCCTGGCAGCTTCGAGTATGAGTATGCCATGCGTTGGAAGGCTCTAATAGAaatggagaagcagcagcaagaacagGTAGACCGTAACATCAAGGAAGCTCGAGAGAagctggaaatggaaatggaagcaGCTCGCCATGAGCACCAAGTTATGCTCATGAGGCAAG ATTTAATGAGACGCCAGGAAGAACTGAGGAGGATGGAGGAATTGCATAACCAGGAAGTACAAAAACGTAAACAGTTGGAAATCAG GCAAGAGGAAGAACGCAGGCGCCGTGAGGAGGAAAtgagaaggcagcaggaagATATGATGAGACGCCAGCAGGAAGGCTTCAAGGGGAACTTTGCTGATGCG AGGGAGCCACCAGACATGCGAATGGGACAGATGGGGATGGGAG GCACCATTGGCATGAACAATAGAGGAGCTATGGGTGGTACCAATGTCCCGGCTGCTGCGCCTCCTGCAGCTGGTCCTGGAGCTATGATACCTGACGGAGCCATGGGAATG
- the NONO gene encoding non-POU domain-containing octamer-binding protein isoform X4, translated as MQGNKGFNMEKQNHAPRKQHQHQHQQHPPPAIPANGQQANSQNEGLTIDLKNFRKPGEKTFTQRSRLFVGNLPPDITEEEMRKLFEKYGKAGEVFIHKDKGFGFIRLETRTLAEIAKVELDNMPLRGKQLRVRFACHSASLTVRNLPQFVSNELLEEAFSVFGQVERAVVIVDDRGRSSGKGIVEFSGKPAARKALDRCSDGSFLLTTFPRPVTVEPMDQYDDEEGLPEKLVIKNQQYHKEREQPPRFAQPGSFEYEYAMRWKALIEMEKQQQEQVDRNIKEAREKLEMEMEAARHEHQVMLMRQDLMRRQEELRRMEELHNQEVQKRKQLEIRQEEERRRREEEMRRQQEDMMRRQQEGFKGNFADAREPPDMRMGQMGMGGTIGMNNRGAMGGTNVPAAAPPAAGPGAMIPDGAMGMTPPPPADRFGQGGSMEGLGAMGGNPPAFNRGNPGGEFGPNKRRRY; from the exons ATGCAGGGCAACAAGGGCTTCAACATGGAGAAACAGAACCACGCGCCGCggaagcagcaccagcaccaacACCAGCAGCACCCGCCGCCCGCCATCCCCGCCAACGGGCAGCAGGCCAACAGCCAGA ATGAAGGCCTGACCATCGACCTGAAGAACTTCCGGAAACCTGGTGAAAAAACCTTCACCCAAAGAAGCCGCCTCTTTGTGGGGAATCTGCCCCCAGATATTACAGAGGAAGAGATGAGAAAGTTATTTGAGAAGTATGGCAAGGCAGGCGAAGTCTTCATACACAAGGACAAAGGCTTTGGCTTTATCAGGCTG GAAACTCGCACTCTGGCAGAGATTGCAAAAGTGGAACTAGACAACATGCCTCTCCGTGGGAAGCAGCTCAGAGTGCGTTTTGCGTGCCACAGCGCATCGCTGACGGTCAGGAACCTGCCTCAGTTCGTGTCCAATGAGCTCCTGGAGGAAGCTTTCTCAGTGTTTGGCCAGGTGGAAAGGGCTGTGGTGATTGTGGATGACAGAGGGCGATCCTCTGGAAAAGGCATTGTGGAGTTCTCAGGGAAGCCTGCGGCTAGGAAAGCCCTGGACAGATGTAGTGATGGCTCTTTCCTGCTGACAAC ATTCCCTCGGCCTGTGACTGTGGAGCCCATGGATCAATATGATGATGAAGAGGGACTACCAGAAAAACTTGTCATCAAAAACCAGCAATACCACAA GGAGCGTGAGCAACCACCTCGATTTGCACAGCCTGGCAGCTTCGAGTATGAGTATGCCATGCGTTGGAAGGCTCTAATAGAaatggagaagcagcagcaagaacagGTAGACCGTAACATCAAGGAAGCTCGAGAGAagctggaaatggaaatggaagcaGCTCGCCATGAGCACCAAGTTATGCTCATGAGGCAAG ATTTAATGAGACGCCAGGAAGAACTGAGGAGGATGGAGGAATTGCATAACCAGGAAGTACAAAAACGTAAACAGTTGGAAATCAG GCAAGAGGAAGAACGCAGGCGCCGTGAGGAGGAAAtgagaaggcagcaggaagATATGATGAGACGCCAGCAGGAAGGCTTCAAGGGGAACTTTGCTGATGCG AGGGAGCCACCAGACATGCGAATGGGACAGATGGGGATGGGAG GCACCATTGGCATGAACAATAGAGGAGCTATGGGTGGTACCAATGTCCCGGCTGCTGCGCCTCCTGCAGCTGGTCCTGGAGCTATGATACCTGACGGAGCCATGGGAATG
- the NONO gene encoding non-POU domain-containing octamer-binding protein isoform X3, whose amino-acid sequence MQGNKGFNMEKQNHAPRKQHQHQHQQHPPPAIPANGQQANSQKQLCTLFPSDEGLTIDLKNFRKPGEKTFTQRSRLFVGNLPPDITEEEMRKLFEKYGKAGEVFIHKDKGFGFIRLETRTLAEIAKVELDNMPLRGKQLRVRFACHSASLTVRNLPQFVSNELLEEAFSVFGQVERAVVIVDDRGRSSGKGIVEFSGKPAARKALDRCSDGSFLLTTFPRPVTVEPMDQYDDEEGLPEKLVIKNQQYHKEREQPPRFAQPGSFEYEYAMRWKALIEMEKQQQEQVDRNIKEAREKLEMEMEAARHEHQVMLMRQDLMRRQEELRRMEELHNQEVQKRKQLEIRQEEERRRREEEMRRQQEDMMRRQQEGFKGNFADAREPPDMRMGQMGMGGTIGMNNRGAMGGTNVPAAAPPAAGPGAMIPDGAMGMTPPPPADRFGQGGSMEGLGAMGGNPPAFNRGNPGGEFGPNKRRRY is encoded by the exons ATGCAGGGCAACAAGGGCTTCAACATGGAGAAACAGAACCACGCGCCGCggaagcagcaccagcaccaacACCAGCAGCACCCGCCGCCCGCCATCCCCGCCAACGGGCAGCAGGCCAACAGCCAGA AGCAGCTGTGTACCTTATTCCCCTCAGATGAAGGCCTGACCATCGACCTGAAGAACTTCCGGAAACCTGGTGAAAAAACCTTCACCCAAAGAAGCCGCCTCTTTGTGGGGAATCTGCCCCCAGATATTACAGAGGAAGAGATGAGAAAGTTATTTGAGAAGTATGGCAAGGCAGGCGAAGTCTTCATACACAAGGACAAAGGCTTTGGCTTTATCAGGCTG GAAACTCGCACTCTGGCAGAGATTGCAAAAGTGGAACTAGACAACATGCCTCTCCGTGGGAAGCAGCTCAGAGTGCGTTTTGCGTGCCACAGCGCATCGCTGACGGTCAGGAACCTGCCTCAGTTCGTGTCCAATGAGCTCCTGGAGGAAGCTTTCTCAGTGTTTGGCCAGGTGGAAAGGGCTGTGGTGATTGTGGATGACAGAGGGCGATCCTCTGGAAAAGGCATTGTGGAGTTCTCAGGGAAGCCTGCGGCTAGGAAAGCCCTGGACAGATGTAGTGATGGCTCTTTCCTGCTGACAAC ATTCCCTCGGCCTGTGACTGTGGAGCCCATGGATCAATATGATGATGAAGAGGGACTACCAGAAAAACTTGTCATCAAAAACCAGCAATACCACAA GGAGCGTGAGCAACCACCTCGATTTGCACAGCCTGGCAGCTTCGAGTATGAGTATGCCATGCGTTGGAAGGCTCTAATAGAaatggagaagcagcagcaagaacagGTAGACCGTAACATCAAGGAAGCTCGAGAGAagctggaaatggaaatggaagcaGCTCGCCATGAGCACCAAGTTATGCTCATGAGGCAAG ATTTAATGAGACGCCAGGAAGAACTGAGGAGGATGGAGGAATTGCATAACCAGGAAGTACAAAAACGTAAACAGTTGGAAATCAG GCAAGAGGAAGAACGCAGGCGCCGTGAGGAGGAAAtgagaaggcagcaggaagATATGATGAGACGCCAGCAGGAAGGCTTCAAGGGGAACTTTGCTGATGCG AGGGAGCCACCAGACATGCGAATGGGACAGATGGGGATGGGAG GCACCATTGGCATGAACAATAGAGGAGCTATGGGTGGTACCAATGTCCCGGCTGCTGCGCCTCCTGCAGCTGGTCCTGGAGCTATGATACCTGACGGAGCCATGGGAATG